A section of the Ignavibacteriales bacterium genome encodes:
- a CDS encoding helix-turn-helix domain-containing protein: MKRISILVPKRAILGSLEGTRMIFTQVNQIFQSQGAPALFDVQLVGLTRETPVSGGAFTANATALITEVDETDLIVIPALDGEITSAIDDNKEFIPWIVKQYKNGAEIASLCMGAFLLAETGLLKGKKCSTHWMAANEFRKLFPDIELVDDKVVTEEQGIYSSGGAFSYLNLILHLIEKYAGRDMAIFVSKIFAIEIERRTQTPFTIFQGQKDHEDEEVKQAQEFIEKHFNDKLTVDQLAKMFYIGRRTFERRFKKATTNTVIEYIQRVKIEAAKKMLESSRENVNEVMYNVGYSDSKAFRNIFKKVVGYSPLEYKRKYNKEGAYA, encoded by the coding sequence ATGAAAAGAATATCTATATTAGTACCAAAAAGAGCGATATTAGGAAGTTTGGAGGGGACGAGAATGATATTTACTCAAGTAAACCAGATATTCCAATCCCAGGGGGCCCCGGCATTATTCGATGTTCAGCTTGTTGGACTTACAAGAGAAACACCGGTAAGCGGAGGAGCTTTTACAGCAAATGCAACTGCATTGATTACCGAAGTGGACGAAACCGACCTTATAGTTATACCCGCTCTGGACGGTGAGATAACAAGCGCTATCGATGATAATAAAGAATTTATTCCCTGGATTGTAAAGCAATATAAGAATGGTGCTGAAATTGCTAGTTTATGTATGGGAGCGTTTCTGCTTGCAGAAACCGGGTTACTCAAAGGGAAGAAATGCTCGACGCACTGGATGGCAGCAAATGAATTTAGGAAGTTATTCCCGGATATTGAGTTGGTTGATGATAAAGTTGTAACCGAAGAGCAGGGAATATATTCGAGCGGGGGAGCATTCTCTTACTTGAATCTCATTCTCCATCTGATTGAAAAATATGCCGGCCGTGACATGGCAATATTTGTTTCCAAGATCTTTGCAATTGAAATAGAAAGGAGGACTCAAACTCCTTTTACTATATTCCAGGGACAAAAAGATCATGAGGATGAAGAGGTAAAGCAGGCTCAGGAGTTTATAGAAAAACACTTCAATGACAAGCTAACAGTTGATCAGCTCGCTAAGATGTTTTATATAGGCAGAAGAACGTTCGAAAGGAGGTTCAAAAAGGCTACGACCAACACAGTAATTGAATACATACAGCGTGTAAAGATCGAGGCCGCTAAGAAAATGCTGGAATCATCACGTGAAAATGTAAATGAGGTAATGTATAATGTTGGTTATTCTGACAGCAAGGCTTTCAGAAATATTTTTAAAAAAGTAGTTGGCTATTCACCACTGGAATATAAGAGGAAATATAATAAAGAAGGAGCTTACGCATAA
- a CDS encoding T9SS type A sorting domain-containing protein, whose product MKKIYFTLILLFSSLPLYSQLFTFNGWTEQNPYPTTRTLNTLAFIDNNTGWAFGLGGIVVKTTNGGVSYIPQYTPDTVNTYDAFVLSPAKVVACGSKGHIFYTTNGGTLWQEANSHTVKTLASIFFIDSTTGFACGDNGTFVKTTDGGINWDSIPTFYNRDLLDIMFINANTGYTVSERNHLLKTTDGGNSWTPNSVPSSDYAVHFINSMTGFVLGTGGGVKRTTDGGITWTVYYSGLGKFDEVHFLNSSTGYFTRETGNFILKTTDGGENYETITSDTKVEKVDYVNDSTGFTVGLNGFMAKTHNGGINWDYISYGTREELFDIYFFNALTGLSCGTGGALLRTTNGGNNWLTVNSGTTTRLAEIYFYNQNTGYISGENGLLIKTTNGGTAWQTLNTGVTGSSLSAASFLNANTGLVAVRNSPFFIKTTNAGNNWFQLTVPFKTGCVKYYNDSTIIAGGVTYFGLPYGKFFKSTNGGLNWTTTFGESIDVSMTIMQFFNDTGYAIRNEPYTNRTFKTTNAGNNWFELNHIRGENNYESQQDIPLDPNFTDLMFVNSTIGFYFADYSPLLKKVVRTTNGGEDWEWHIPFPDIHVPQWGIFFVDANTGYICGRYGMILKTTTGGPVLTNILSQTGSEIPNEFNLSQNFPNPFNPSTKIRFDISHSGLTSLKVYNVLGQEVAILVSERLNAGSYEYTFDGGTLPSGIYFYKLETEEFFQTKKMVLIK is encoded by the coding sequence ACTAATGGGGGGGTATCGTATATCCCTCAATATACTCCCGACACTGTAAACACATATGATGCATTTGTCCTCTCTCCTGCAAAAGTTGTTGCATGTGGAAGCAAGGGACATATTTTCTATACAACTAACGGGGGTACACTCTGGCAAGAAGCCAATTCACATACAGTAAAGACACTGGCAAGTATCTTCTTCATAGATTCAACAACCGGATTTGCATGTGGTGACAACGGAACATTTGTCAAAACTACAGATGGAGGAATCAATTGGGATTCGATACCTACTTTTTATAACAGAGATCTTCTTGATATTATGTTCATAAATGCGAACACCGGCTATACTGTCAGCGAAAGAAACCATTTATTAAAAACAACGGACGGAGGAAATTCCTGGACACCGAACTCTGTTCCATCATCCGACTATGCCGTGCATTTTATTAATTCAATGACAGGTTTTGTATTAGGAACAGGTGGAGGAGTAAAAAGGACAACAGACGGTGGTATAACATGGACAGTTTACTATAGCGGCTTAGGCAAATTCGATGAAGTTCATTTTTTAAATTCGTCCACCGGTTATTTTACCAGAGAAACTGGAAATTTCATCCTTAAAACAACTGACGGAGGAGAAAACTACGAAACAATTACAAGTGATACAAAAGTAGAAAAAGTAGATTATGTAAATGACTCCACAGGTTTTACAGTTGGGCTAAACGGTTTCATGGCAAAAACCCACAACGGAGGCATTAACTGGGATTATATTTCATATGGTACAAGGGAGGAACTGTTTGATATTTATTTTTTCAATGCTTTGACAGGGCTTTCTTGCGGTACAGGTGGAGCTTTGCTAAGAACTACAAATGGCGGAAACAACTGGCTTACAGTAAATTCAGGAACAACAACAAGATTAGCTGAAATATATTTTTATAACCAAAATACGGGATACATTTCCGGTGAAAATGGCTTATTGATAAAAACAACTAACGGGGGTACTGCATGGCAAACATTAAATACAGGGGTAACAGGAAGTTCCCTATCAGCGGCAAGTTTTCTAAATGCAAATACCGGACTTGTTGCCGTAAGAAATAGCCCATTTTTTATTAAGACTACTAATGCCGGGAATAACTGGTTTCAGCTTACAGTTCCCTTTAAGACAGGATGTGTCAAATATTATAATGATTCGACAATTATAGCCGGCGGGGTAACTTACTTTGGATTACCCTATGGAAAATTTTTTAAAAGTACAAATGGCGGATTGAATTGGACAACTACATTTGGCGAATCAATCGATGTGTCTATGACAATTATGCAATTTTTTAATGACACCGGTTATGCTATTAGAAATGAACCCTATACCAACCGCACTTTTAAAACAACGAACGCCGGAAATAACTGGTTTGAACTTAATCATATAAGGGGCGAAAATAATTATGAATCACAACAAGATATACCTCTGGATCCTAACTTTACTGATTTAATGTTTGTAAATTCGACTATCGGTTTCTACTTTGCAGATTATTCTCCTTTATTAAAAAAAGTTGTCAGAACAACCAATGGCGGTGAGGATTGGGAATGGCATATTCCATTCCCTGATATACACGTACCACAATGGGGAATATTTTTTGTTGACGCAAACACGGGATATATCTGCGGTCGCTATGGAATGATACTAAAGACTACAACAGGTGGTCCTGTTTTGACAAATATTCTTTCTCAAACAGGTAGTGAAATCCCAAATGAGTTTAATCTAAGCCAAAATTTTCCAAACCCATTCAACCCTTCAACTAAAATACGATTTGATATCTCCCACTCGGGATTAACCAGTTTAAAAGTTTACAATGTACTAGGGCAGGAAGTTGCGATACTGGTAAGTGAGAGGTTAAATGCGGGAAGTTACGAATATACATTCGATGGAGGTACTTTGCCAAGCGGTATTTACTTTTACAAGTTAGAGACAGAAGAATTTTTTCAAACTAAAAAAATGGTACTGATAAAATAA